A segment of the Candidatus Pelagisphaera phototrophica genome:
GCCCTCGAAGAAGTCGCGGAGGGCGTCGATCCTGAACCTGGTTTCGTAGTCGCCACCTTGAAGCGAGCCTTGCATCTTATCCATATGACCATTTCCACCCTGGAAGCGGCTAGTTCCCTCCAAGAAGAAAAGGAATCCTGGCAGGTCGACATTCGAAAAGCCCTCTTCAACATGAGAGAATCCACTCTAAACCTCATGCAGGAATACCGTAAGAACTGATTTTTCGGTGTTCTACTAATCTCCACGGATCGCGCCTTACCGCCGACTGCGAAACGCTAATACCCAAAAAACTATCGTTTGAACACGAGACAGAAAAGAGCCGTTCTCAACCGACCGGCCCTAAATGAGCACTGTAGTGATAGATAGAAATTAGGTCCGACTAAAAAGGCGACGAGCGGCGGTAAGCCAAATAGCCCTATTTTTAGCAAAGACAAAGTCGTCTCGGAATCGGGAACGCCTGTGAAAACCAACTGGCATTATGGAATGTTTGACCATCGTTGCTAGTCAAATTCATCACCTTCACCGCAGAACCCGTGTAGCCATCAGCATAGTTGGTTACCTCTGGCGAGAGTGCGAAATTTTCTCGATACAGAAGGATCCGAACCAGATTCCATCGGTGGGCTTGCCCAAAGCGTAATTGGAAATAACCCAATCGAACTCATCATGGATTTGCTCGGTAGTTTCCCTACGAACCCGCCTCGAAAAGCCCGATCGACACAATCGCCCCAACCACGAGGATATATTTTGTAATCGTTATTTTCTTAGTAGGTAAATTTTGTTATCTCCATCGAGTCAAAACGTTCGATCCCTCCCAATGGAGTCATTCCGACTCCTCAGTTTAGATGATTGAAGCTCCTAAGTAAATCGGGCGAGGCTATGATTAGTTATCCCTAATGCATTTGGGTCTACCGCTCAACTCTCCTAGTTCAACCATCTCAGATTGAAAAACGTTGCCCTCACTCATCATCGCTAAGGAAGATGTGAAAGAGTGAAACCGAGAATCAAACTAGCAGATACCAAAACCGCTGATGGAGGGACTTTGTCTCTGTTTGAGCAGGATGGGGACTACTCTATCAGCTTTGATGGCCAAGAACTCATGCACTCTCGCCTGAACGCCTCCGAGAAACTGCTGGGAGAGCTCGGTCTCGCTCGACTTAAAATGCAATCGAGCGAACGCGTTCTCGTAGGTGGACTGGGACTGGGATTCACACTTCAACGCGTCTTAACCACCATCCGTAAGGATTCCCAAATAGATCTCGTGGAACTCTTACCCGATGTCATCGATTGGAACCGCAACTACCTTTTCAAACTCAACGGCTACTTGCTCAAAGACGCCAGGGTTAAAGCGATCGCTCAAGATGTGATCCAGACGATTCGAGATGCCGAGCCCGAAAAGTACGATGCAATCATCCTGGACGTCGACAACGGACCCATCGCTATGGTCTCGCCCGGAAATGAATCCCTCTATTCCCAAGCAGGATTATCAGGGCTTTTTCGAGCCCTTCGACCTAGAGGACGAGTGGTCGTGTGGTCCGCCGGGCCGGATAAGGGATTCGAAAAGCGCCTCAAACGAGCGGGTTTCGAAATGACGTCAGTTCCGGCAAAGTCACATGTTTCCGCAAAGCGCACTGCCTACCTGATCTACGTAGCAGACAAAAACTAGTCGGTTTCCCCATGCGATTCTCCCTTGCTAACCGATTTCATTTTCCGCATAGTCGATTCCGCCTCGAGCCCTTTCAATCCTGCTTCGGCAACCAATCTCCGTGAGTTCACACAAACCAACGAATACTCCTATCTGGAAACGAATCCAGGATCGACTCGGCGTAAAGGTTTCCAAAAAAGGGGCCAAGCTGATCGACGATAACGGCTTGCCGATTCCAGGCGCTGAATTAAGACAAGCTGTCGCCGGCAACGCTGACCTAAAATGGTTTATAGACGGGGGAAAACTGGGGGTAAAAACAATTGTTTCTGTCTTGGGTAAGCAAGGATTTGAGTTTGGTTTACTAGAATCAGTATTGGACTTTGGCTGTGGCTGCGGAAGAGTTCTTCGGCACTTGGGTCAATATGAAAACGTCCACTTGTACGGTACGGATATCAGTAGACCCGGCATCGCTTGGTGTGATGCTGATTTGAACTTCGCCATGTTCGGCACGAATCGTCTTTACCCCCCCACCCGATACCGTTCCTCATCCTTTGACTTCATCTACGCTTTTTCCGTATTCACGCATTTGACACAGGAACTCCAGACACTTTGGATGACTGAAATGCGTCGTCTCCTCAAGCCCGACGGCCTTTTACTGATCACGGTTCATGGAGACCACTATCTAAACCACCTTTCTGAAACAGAAAAGGCGGCGTTTTATAACGGTAGATTGGTTATCAAAGGAGGTGAATCCGTAGGCTCCAATCATTGCGCAGCCTTTCACCCGCAGAAATTCGTTGCCGATTATCTCGCTCCCGAAACCGGCTTTAAAGTGGTGGATTTCATTCCTGAGGGCGCGTTGGGAAACCCGAAGCAAGACGCCTATCTCTTTGCGGCCGATGCCTAGTCCCTGGTTCAAGTTCCTTCCTCAGTGGCTAGTCGTCGCTAGTCTCTCATTACTGCTTTACCCCACTAGCTCAATAGGGGCATCGTTTAAGCCGCCTGAAATTGATCGGGAGTTTCGGGCGGCATGGGTGGCTACGGTTTACAACATCGACTGGCCATCCAAGGCGGGTCTGAAAAAGGAGAAACAGCAAGAAGAACTGATCAAGTTATTGGATACCGCTAA
Coding sequences within it:
- a CDS encoding class I SAM-dependent methyltransferase, whose translation is MSSHKPTNTPIWKRIQDRLGVKVSKKGAKLIDDNGLPIPGAELRQAVAGNADLKWFIDGGKLGVKTIVSVLGKQGFEFGLLESVLDFGCGCGRVLRHLGQYENVHLYGTDISRPGIAWCDADLNFAMFGTNRLYPPTRYRSSSFDFIYAFSVFTHLTQELQTLWMTEMRRLLKPDGLLLITVHGDHYLNHLSETEKAAFYNGRLVIKGGESVGSNHCAAFHPQKFVADYLAPETGFKVVDFIPEGALGNPKQDAYLFAADA
- a CDS encoding spermidine synthase, translating into MKPRIKLADTKTADGGTLSLFEQDGDYSISFDGQELMHSRLNASEKLLGELGLARLKMQSSERVLVGGLGLGFTLQRVLTTIRKDSQIDLVELLPDVIDWNRNYLFKLNGYLLKDARVKAIAQDVIQTIRDAEPEKYDAIILDVDNGPIAMVSPGNESLYSQAGLSGLFRALRPRGRVVVWSAGPDKGFEKRLKRAGFEMTSVPAKSHVSAKRTAYLIYVADKN